One part of the Anopheles coustani chromosome 2, idAnoCousDA_361_x.2, whole genome shotgun sequence genome encodes these proteins:
- the LOC131266778 gene encoding peroxisomal acyl-coenzyme A oxidase 3: MPTEEERLVIPDVPRGPLCAYRSKAKFNWKDFRLVLEDKELIKIKYDIWCRLESEPLFSPVTSTLSADQQKERAARQVNRITDLELAPSEIYSKPYKYRVRYLMSINEALHAVCPSLSVKIALGVGLFTNSLLAMGTERHQDTYNKAWNREIVTCLAITEVSHGSNTKRCRTTAKYDPSTQEFIIHTPDFEAAKCWVGNLGKTASVALLFAILYTADGQSHGLQGFLVPIRDPKTLLPYPGVTVGDIGEKIGLNGIDNGFVMFNNYRIPRENLLNRTGDVTPEGVYESTFSEPGKILGAVLESFSAGRLGIMQESSNTLSHAAVIAVRYAALRKQFGPDRDGPEQSIIEYQLHQWRIFPYLAAACVLKVSVFAMTEIYLETVQKSQAESNGFELLTQIVSEIHALVSSSKPLVTWTARDAIQESREACGGHGYLRAANLGELRNNHDPSCTYEGDNNVLGQQASNWLIRQWKNAKVESPVGTATFINRRQQILNGNFEALRGSGVSVESSQFVSQCYEWLMCWLLQQSVTQMEEASRANLDSFTARNNCQVYRARDLSRAYAEYYALESFRTRCARSDVGQDLRPVLFNVYLVYGLWCIDRHMTTFYAGSFANGPAFGDAVRSTLLRVCGEMKDSAVAIADALAPPDWVLNSVLAKSDGRLYENIQSVFMTNPGAMERAAWWKDIIPTKQKSKL, from the exons ATGCCAACCGAAGAGGAACGTCTAGTTATACCGGATGTGCCCCGGGGTCCCCTATGTGCGTACCGGTCGAAGGCGAAGTTTAACTGGAAAGATTTTAGGCTAGTGCTGGAGGATAAGGAACTgattaaaattaaa TATGATATCTGGTGTCGGTTAGAATCGGAACCACTTTTCTCGCCGGTTACGTCAACACTCTCGGCCGACCAGCAGAAGGAACGTGCGGCCCGGCAGGTGAACCGGATCACAGATCTGGAGCTAGCGCCGTCAGAAATCTACTCGAAACCCTACAAGTACCGCGTCCGCTACCTAATGAGCATCAACGAGGCGCTGCACGCTGTCTGTCCGAGCCTGTCGGTGAAGATTGCGCTCGGTGTTGGCCTGTTCACCAATTCACTGCTGGCGATGGGTACCGAGCGGCACCAGGACACGTACAATAAGGCGTGGAATAGGGAGATCGTCACTTGCCTGGCGATCACGGAGGTTTCGCACGGCAGCAACACCAAGCGGTGCCGCACGACGGCCAAGTACGATCCGAGTACGCAGGAGTTTATCATCCACACACCGGACTTTGAGGCGGCCAAGTGCTGGGTGGGCAACCTGGGCAAGACGGCGTCGGTGGCGCTACTGTTCGCGATCCTCTACACGGCCGACGGCCAGAGCCATGGGCTGCAGGGATTTCTGGTGCCAATTCGCGATCCGAAGACGCTCCTGCCGTACCCGGGCGTGACGGTGGGTGACATCGGTGAGAAGATCGGGCTGAACGGCATCGACAATGGGTTCGTGATGTTCAACAACTATCGGATCCCGCGCGAGAATCTGCTGAACCGGACGGGTGATGTCACGCCGGAGGGTGTGTACGAGAGCACGTTCAGTGAGCCGGGTAAAATCCTCGGTGCGGTGCTGGAGTCGTTCTCGGCCGGTCGATTGGGGATCATGCAAGAATCCTCCAACACGCTCTCCCATGCGGCCGTCATTGCGGTGCGATATGCGGCACTTCGCAAACAGTTTGGCCCCGATCGTGATGGGCCCGAGCAGTCGATCATCGAATATCAACTACAC CAATGGCGCATCTTCCCCTACCTAGCGGCGGCCTGCGTACTCAAGGTGTCCGTGTTTGCCATGACCGAGATCTACCTGGAGACGGTGCAAAAGTCTCAGGCCGAATCGAACGGGTTCGAACTGCTTACACAGATCGTATCGGAAATTCACGCGCTCGTGTCGTCGTCGAAGCCACTCGTCACGTGGACCGCGCGGGACGCAATCCAGGAATCGCGCGAAGCGTGCGGCGGCCACGGGTATCTGCGGGCGGCCAACTTGGGCGAGCTTCGAAACAACCACGATCCGAGCTGCACCTACGAGGGCGACAATAACGTGCTCGGCCAGCAGGCTTCGAACTGGCTTATCCGGCAGTGGAAGAACGCCAAGGTGGAGAGCCCAGTCGGGACGGCCACTTTCATCAACCGAAGGCAGCAGATTTTGAATGGGAATTTTGAAGCCCTACGAGGTTCGGGTGTGAGCGTTGAAAGTTCACAGT TCGTTAGTCAGTGCTACGAGTGGCTTATGTGCTGGCTGCTCCAGCAAAGCGTAACACAGATGGAGGAAGCCAGTCGAGCCAACTTGGATTCGTTTACGGCCCGCAACAACTGTCAGGTATATCGGGCGCGTGACCTAAGCCGAGCCTACGCCGAATATTACGCGTTGGAAAGTTTCAG GACGCGATGTGCACGGAGTGATGTTGGTCAGGACCTCCGTCCGGTGTTGTTCAACGTGTACCTCGTGTACGGGCTGTGGTGCATCGACCGGCACATGACCACCTTCTACGCTGGATCGTTTGCCAACGGGCCCGCCTTTGGTGACGCCGTTCGCAGCACGCTGTTGCGCGTGTGCGGAGAAATGAAGGATTCGGCCGT